One Streptomyces sp. P9-A2 DNA window includes the following coding sequences:
- the def gene encoding peptide deformylase, which translates to MRDGSIPGVHGRVRPLILLGDPVLHAPCEEVTDFGPELARLVEDLFATMYAAQGVGLAANQIGVPLRVFVYDCPDDDDVRHLGHVVNPRLVETDGVVVRGPEGCLSLPGLEAGTERHDHAVVEGRMAAGDPVTVHGTGFFARCLQHECDHLEGRVYADRLTGLRRRRLDRQVRRASWNGRDRGAGGASKAEG; encoded by the coding sequence ATGCGAGACGGTTCCATCCCCGGTGTCCACGGTCGTGTCCGGCCCCTCATTCTGCTCGGCGACCCGGTGCTGCACGCGCCCTGCGAGGAGGTGACCGACTTCGGCCCGGAACTGGCCCGCCTCGTGGAGGACTTGTTCGCGACGATGTACGCCGCGCAGGGGGTGGGCCTGGCCGCCAACCAGATAGGCGTACCGCTGCGGGTGTTCGTGTACGACTGTCCGGACGACGACGACGTCCGTCACCTGGGACATGTGGTCAACCCGCGGCTGGTCGAGACGGACGGGGTGGTGGTGCGCGGCCCGGAGGGCTGTCTGTCGCTGCCGGGCCTGGAGGCGGGGACGGAACGTCACGACCACGCGGTCGTCGAGGGCCGCATGGCGGCCGGGGACCCGGTCACCGTGCACGGCACGGGTTTCTTCGCCCGGTGCCTGCAGCACGAGTGCGACCACCTGGAGGGCCGCGTCTACGCCGACCGCCTGACCGGCCTGCGCCGGCGCAGGCTCGACCGCCAGGTGCGGCGGGCCTCCTGGAACGGGCGGGACCGGGGGGCGGGTGGTGCTTCGAAGGCGGAGGGCTGA
- a CDS encoding Mur ligase family protein — MAGNSDPLTPRAKLAVTAGRAVAAASRAAGRGSGSVIGGRVALKLDPDLLARLAQNLDCILVSATNGKTTTTRLIAEALRAAGPVVSNALGANMPAGITSALAGGSESKFGVIEVDEKYLAGVARDTDPKCIALLNLSRDQLDRSGETRMLAENWREGLAGSKAVVVANCDDPLVVWAASSSANVIWVAAGQMWKDDAWSCPSCGGVMQRPGDDWFCNECGFRRPTPSWALSGDHVLDPHGSAWPIHLQLPGRANKANATSSAAVAAVFGVPPQVALERMYQVQAVAGRYDVVQYQGRDLRLLLAKNPAGWLETFSLIDPPPTPVILSVNARSADGTDTSWLWDVDYTRLAGHPIVVLGDRKLDLAVRLEVANQQFQVCDDLDRALQQCPPGRIEVIANYTAFQDLRRRVGN; from the coding sequence ATGGCAGGCAACTCGGACCCGCTCACGCCGCGGGCCAAGCTGGCCGTGACCGCCGGCAGGGCGGTCGCAGCGGCATCACGCGCCGCGGGACGCGGCAGCGGTTCGGTGATCGGCGGCCGGGTGGCGCTCAAACTCGACCCCGACCTCCTCGCCCGGCTCGCCCAGAACCTGGACTGCATCCTGGTGTCGGCGACCAACGGCAAGACCACCACCACCCGCCTCATCGCGGAGGCCCTGCGGGCCGCCGGGCCGGTCGTGTCCAACGCCCTGGGCGCCAACATGCCCGCGGGCATCACCTCGGCACTCGCGGGCGGCTCGGAGTCGAAGTTCGGCGTCATAGAGGTCGACGAGAAGTACCTCGCCGGCGTCGCCCGGGACACCGACCCCAAGTGCATCGCCCTGCTCAACCTCTCCCGCGACCAGCTCGACCGGTCCGGTGAGACGCGGATGCTCGCGGAGAACTGGCGCGAGGGCCTGGCCGGTTCCAAGGCGGTCGTCGTCGCCAACTGCGACGACCCGCTGGTCGTATGGGCCGCGTCCTCCTCCGCCAATGTGATCTGGGTCGCCGCGGGCCAGATGTGGAAGGACGACGCCTGGTCCTGCCCGTCCTGCGGCGGCGTGATGCAGCGCCCCGGAGACGACTGGTTCTGCAACGAGTGCGGATTCCGCCGGCCCACCCCGAGCTGGGCGCTCTCCGGCGACCACGTCCTCGACCCGCACGGCTCCGCCTGGCCGATCCACCTCCAGCTGCCGGGCCGCGCCAACAAGGCCAACGCCACGAGCTCCGCGGCCGTGGCCGCGGTGTTCGGGGTGCCCCCGCAGGTCGCCCTGGAGCGCATGTACCAGGTGCAGGCCGTCGCCGGCCGGTACGACGTCGTCCAGTACCAGGGCCGTGACCTGCGGCTGCTGCTCGCCAAGAACCCCGCGGGCTGGCTGGAGACGTTCTCGCTCATCGACCCGCCGCCCACCCCGGTGATCCTCTCGGTGAACGCCCGCTCCGCCGACGGCACCGACACCTCCTGGCTGTGGGACGTCGACTACACCCGGCTGGCCGGCCACCCGATCGTCGTCCTCGGCGACCGGAAGCTGGACCTCGCGGTGCGGCTCGAGGTCGCGAACCAGCAGTTCCAGGTCTGCGATGACCTCGACCGGGCGCTCCAGCAGTGCCCGCCCGGCCGGATCGAGGTCATCGCCAACTACACCGCGTTCCAGGACCTGCGCCGCCGCGTCGGCAACTGA
- a CDS encoding type 1 glutamine amidotransferase, producing MSDNGLRIVWIYPDLLSTYGDQGNVLVVERRARQRGLDVSRLDVRSDQPIPTSGDIYLIGGGEDRPQRLAAERLRRDGGLHRAVGNGAIVFSVCAGYQILGHEFINDLGQREPGLGLLDVVSVRGEGARCVGDVLGDIDPPLGLPPLTGFENHQGVTHLGPTARPLARVRFGNGNGTGDGTEGAYNDTVFGTYMHGPVLARNPQIADLLLKLALDVNALPPTDDHWYEALRGERIAASQQPA from the coding sequence ATGAGCGACAACGGTCTGCGGATCGTATGGATCTACCCCGACCTGCTGAGCACCTACGGCGACCAGGGCAATGTGCTCGTCGTGGAGCGCCGGGCCCGGCAGCGTGGCCTCGACGTGTCCCGGCTGGACGTGCGAAGCGACCAGCCGATCCCGACGTCCGGCGACATCTACCTGATCGGCGGTGGTGAGGACCGTCCGCAGCGGCTCGCCGCCGAGCGGCTGCGCCGGGACGGCGGCCTGCACCGGGCGGTGGGCAACGGCGCGATCGTGTTCTCCGTGTGCGCCGGTTACCAGATCCTCGGCCACGAGTTCATCAACGATCTCGGCCAGCGGGAGCCCGGCCTCGGCCTGCTCGACGTCGTCTCGGTGCGCGGCGAGGGCGCCCGGTGCGTCGGCGACGTGCTGGGCGACATCGACCCGCCGCTGGGTCTGCCGCCGCTGACCGGTTTCGAGAACCACCAGGGCGTCACCCACCTCGGTCCGACGGCCCGCCCGCTCGCCCGGGTCCGCTTCGGCAACGGAAACGGCACGGGGGACGGCACCGAGGGTGCCTACAACGACACCGTGTTCGGCACGTACATGCACGGCCCGGTACTGGCCCGCAACCCGCAGATCGCGGATCTGCTGCTGAAGCTGGCGCTCGACGTCAACGCGCTGCCGCCGACCGACGACCACTGGTACGAGGCACTGCGGGGCGAGCGCATCGCGGCCTCGCAGCAGCCCGCGTAA
- a CDS encoding 6-phosphofructokinase, which produces MRIGVLTSGGDCPGLNAVIRSVVHRAVVDHGDEVIGFRDGWKGLLECDYLKLDLDAVGGILARGGTILGSSRVRPEHLRDGVARAKGYVQELGLDAIVPIGGEGTLKAARLLSDNGLPIVGVPKTIDNDIAVTDVTFGFDTAVGVATEALDRLKTTAESHQRVLIVEVMGRHTGWIALHSGMAAGAHAIVVPERPFDIDELTAKVGARFSAGKRFAIVVAAEGAKPRAGTMDFDEGAKDVYGHERFAGIARQLSVELETRLGKEARPVILGHTQRGGTPTAYDRVLATRFGWHAVEAVHRGEFGRMTALRGTDIVTVPLAEAVETLKTVPDARYAEAECVL; this is translated from the coding sequence ATGCGCATTGGTGTCCTCACGTCCGGCGGCGACTGCCCCGGCCTGAACGCCGTCATCCGCTCCGTCGTCCATCGCGCCGTCGTCGACCACGGCGACGAGGTCATCGGCTTCCGGGACGGCTGGAAGGGCCTCCTGGAGTGCGACTATCTCAAGCTCGACCTCGACGCGGTGGGTGGCATCCTCGCCCGCGGCGGCACCATCCTCGGATCCTCCCGGGTGCGTCCCGAGCATCTGCGGGACGGTGTGGCACGGGCCAAGGGGTACGTCCAGGAGCTCGGCCTCGACGCGATCGTCCCGATCGGCGGTGAGGGCACGCTGAAGGCGGCCCGGCTGCTGTCGGACAACGGCCTGCCGATAGTGGGTGTGCCGAAGACCATCGACAACGACATCGCCGTCACCGACGTCACTTTCGGCTTCGACACGGCCGTCGGTGTGGCGACCGAGGCGCTGGACCGGCTGAAGACGACCGCCGAGTCCCACCAGCGGGTGCTCATCGTGGAGGTCATGGGCCGCCACACCGGCTGGATCGCGTTGCACTCCGGCATGGCGGCCGGCGCGCACGCGATCGTCGTACCGGAGCGGCCCTTCGACATCGACGAGCTGACCGCGAAGGTGGGTGCGCGGTTCTCCGCGGGCAAGCGGTTCGCCATCGTGGTCGCCGCGGAGGGCGCCAAGCCGCGGGCCGGGACCATGGACTTCGACGAGGGCGCCAAGGACGTCTACGGCCACGAGCGGTTCGCCGGGATCGCGCGGCAGCTCTCCGTGGAACTGGAGACGCGGCTCGGCAAGGAGGCGCGTCCGGTGATCCTCGGACACACCCAGCGCGGCGGGACCCCGACCGCGTACGACAGGGTGCTGGCCACCCGCTTCGGCTGGCACGCCGTGGAGGCCGTGCACCGCGGGGAGTTCGGAAGAATGACCGCGCTGCGCGGCACGGACATCGTGACGGTGCCGCTGGCCGAGGCCGTCGAGACGCTGAAGACGGTGCCCGACGCCCGCTACGCCGAGGCGGAGTGTGTCCTTTGA
- a CDS encoding RNA-guided endonuclease InsQ/TnpB family protein, protein MSRYTLVKRQFGHRARLALSSAGVHAVDDQAHAARTLWNLLHAWWQMMPKEKRTLANADAAIHQARKDIDFLAALPAQAAQAVLKAYFRAWRNCWEHRADAPHFKGRFRTVMSVDIPQGRDLNIVRVHRRWGVVNLPKVGRVRFRWTKDLPVGKRAGAENRITGARLIKDALGWHIAFRVQTLQAGPDPHQGSDVGIDVGVTVPIALSDGTAYEHGAWLTGEEKATLLRLEQRAARRKRHRRSGERTSGRLHRTYDRIAGLRAKAKRRALDWQHKTTTAIARTYGTIVVEALTLPNMVKSARGTIEEPGKNVAQKSGLNRAISGEAWGRTVTLLTYKTARHGGTLHKVPAPNTSRRCSACGSITPGSRESQAVFVCRNPDCGWSGNADHNAARNVLHLYRTGLALVPAAGRAVVRRAKRVKPATVR, encoded by the coding sequence GTGAGTCGATACACCCTGGTCAAGCGGCAGTTCGGGCACCGTGCCCGGCTTGCGCTGTCGTCTGCCGGGGTTCACGCGGTGGATGATCAGGCGCACGCGGCCCGCACCCTGTGGAACCTGCTGCACGCCTGGTGGCAGATGATGCCGAAGGAGAAGCGGACACTCGCGAACGCGGACGCCGCGATCCACCAGGCCCGCAAGGACATCGACTTCCTGGCCGCCCTCCCCGCGCAGGCCGCTCAAGCGGTACTCAAGGCGTACTTCCGGGCGTGGCGGAACTGCTGGGAGCACCGGGCCGACGCCCCGCACTTCAAGGGACGGTTCCGCACGGTGATGTCCGTGGACATCCCACAGGGACGCGACCTGAACATCGTCCGCGTGCACCGGCGATGGGGCGTGGTCAACCTTCCCAAGGTGGGCCGGGTCCGCTTCCGCTGGACCAAGGACCTGCCCGTCGGAAAGCGCGCAGGCGCGGAGAACCGGATCACCGGGGCCCGGCTGATCAAGGACGCGCTCGGCTGGCACATCGCCTTCCGCGTCCAGACCCTTCAGGCCGGGCCCGATCCCCACCAGGGGTCGGACGTCGGTATCGACGTGGGCGTCACCGTGCCCATCGCCCTCTCGGACGGGACGGCGTACGAGCACGGCGCATGGCTGACCGGCGAGGAGAAGGCCACACTCCTGCGCCTGGAGCAGCGCGCCGCGCGGCGCAAGCGGCACCGCAGGTCCGGCGAGCGCACCAGCGGCCGGCTGCACCGCACCTATGACCGGATCGCGGGACTGCGCGCGAAAGCCAAGCGCCGGGCCCTGGACTGGCAGCACAAGACCACCACTGCCATCGCCCGCACCTACGGCACGATCGTGGTCGAAGCACTCACCCTCCCGAACATGGTCAAGTCCGCCAGGGGCACCATCGAGGAGCCGGGGAAGAACGTCGCCCAGAAGTCCGGGCTCAACCGTGCCATCAGCGGCGAGGCCTGGGGGCGCACGGTCACCCTGCTGACCTACAAGACCGCCCGGCACGGCGGCACCCTGCACAAGGTCCCCGCCCCCAACACCTCCCGGCGCTGCTCGGCGTGCGGCTCTATCACGCCCGGCAGCCGGGAGTCCCAGGCCGTGTTCGTGTGCAGGAACCCGGACTGCGGCTGGTCGGGCAACGCCGACCACAACGCGGCCCGCAACGTCTTGCACCTGTACCGGACGGGCCTCGCGCTCGTCCCGGCTGCCGGGAGGGCAGTCGTCAGGCGCGCCAAGCGCGTCAAGCCCGCCACCGTGAGGTAG
- the tnpA gene encoding IS200/IS605 family transposase, protein MSPRWNPNPDVRTGRHVVYNLHVHLVFLTKYRRNAFTDAMLTRTEEIMREVCADFEAELKQFNGEEDHVHLLVHYPPKVQLSKLVNSLKGVSSRRLRQEYDSHVRRHLWGGHFWSGSYFAGSCGGAPLTAVKQYIENQQRPA, encoded by the coding sequence GTGTCACCACGCTGGAACCCGAACCCTGATGTCAGAACCGGTCGCCATGTTGTCTACAACCTGCACGTTCACTTGGTTTTTCTCACCAAATACCGGCGGAATGCGTTCACCGACGCCATGCTGACCCGCACGGAGGAGATCATGCGGGAGGTCTGCGCCGACTTCGAGGCCGAACTGAAACAGTTCAACGGCGAAGAGGACCACGTCCACCTGCTCGTGCACTACCCGCCCAAGGTCCAGCTCTCCAAGCTGGTCAACTCCCTCAAGGGCGTCAGCTCCCGCAGGCTCCGCCAGGAGTACGACAGCCACGTCCGCCGGCATCTGTGGGGCGGACACTTCTGGTCCGGCTCCTACTTCGCCGGATCATGCGGCGGGGCACCCCTGACCGCCGTCAAGCAGTACATCGAAAACCAGCAACGCCCCGCCTGA
- a CDS encoding cytochrome c oxidase assembly protein: protein MDHSGHGTTMDLPPFTLGRGLAWSADPFFLVACLLGLALYGWAVVRLMRRGDKWPVGRTVSFFVGVLSIGLMMCTGLNDYGMVMFSVHMVQHMVISMVSPILILLGAPITLALRALPPAARGRRGPRELLLMLLHSRYMRVVTHPLFTIPMFIASLYALYFTPLFDFLMGSQVGHISMMVHFLAVGLVFFWPIMGVDPGPHRPGHLMRMLELFAGMPFHAFFGIALMMASTPMVTTFQNPPGSLGIDALADQNAAGGIAWAFSEIPSVLVLIALLFQWHASEQRQAKRTDRAADRDGDKELKAYNAYLASLHTSDR, encoded by the coding sequence ATGGATCACAGCGGGCACGGCACGACCATGGATCTGCCGCCGTTCACGCTGGGGCGAGGACTCGCCTGGTCGGCGGACCCGTTCTTCCTCGTCGCCTGTCTGCTGGGGCTGGCGCTGTACGGCTGGGCGGTCGTCCGCCTGATGCGACGGGGCGACAAATGGCCGGTGGGACGGACCGTGTCGTTCTTCGTCGGCGTGCTGAGCATCGGGCTCATGATGTGCACCGGGCTGAACGACTACGGCATGGTCATGTTCAGCGTGCACATGGTGCAGCACATGGTCATCAGCATGGTGTCGCCCATCCTGATCCTGCTCGGCGCCCCCATCACGCTGGCGCTGCGCGCCCTGCCCCCGGCCGCCCGTGGCCGCAGGGGGCCGCGCGAACTGCTGCTGATGCTGCTGCACAGCCGCTACATGCGGGTCGTCACCCACCCGCTGTTCACCATCCCGATGTTCATCGCGAGCCTGTACGCGCTGTACTTCACCCCGCTGTTCGACTTCCTGATGGGCTCCCAGGTGGGGCACATCTCGATGATGGTGCACTTCCTCGCCGTCGGCCTGGTCTTCTTCTGGCCGATCATGGGCGTGGACCCGGGCCCGCACCGGCCGGGGCACCTGATGCGGATGCTGGAGCTGTTCGCGGGCATGCCGTTCCACGCGTTCTTCGGCATCGCGCTGATGATGGCGTCCACGCCGATGGTGACGACGTTCCAGAATCCGCCGGGCTCGCTGGGCATCGACGCGCTCGCCGACCAGAACGCGGCCGGCGGTATCGCCTGGGCGTTCAGCGAGATCCCGTCCGTGCTGGTGCTGATCGCATTGTTGTTCCAGTGGCATGCCTCGGAGCAGCGGCAGGCCAAGCGCACCGACCGGGCCGCGGACCGCGACGGGGACAAGGAACTCAAGGCGTACAACGCCTATCTGGCCTCATTGCACACATCGGACAGATGA
- a CDS encoding serine/threonine-protein kinase, translated as MALRASSSGAGRVVAGRYVLLHRLGRGGMGHVWLAHDQRLACEVALKEIVFRDPAEPGQERETRVARARAEARHAAGLRDHPHVVTVHDVTEHEGLPWIVMEYVAGAVDLRELVARRGPLAPAECARIGLAVLDALATGHERGVLHRDVKPANILLAPDRTGAPYGRVLLTDYGISVQPDTGETRYTMASGVVGTAGWLAPERATGNPATPAADLFSLGCTLYHGVEGHGPFERESPLASIAAVVTEEPRRPVRAGALEQVLRGLLEKDPERRTSARVLEAKLSRLVTPQSESHVRPPTDLGSQPPWAASALPAVGAGTATSTTGRTGAAGREEAAGPADSAAGTARAGRAGPSAAGTAPAHQRPRHPGLRAAVAGGLGVVLALGGTWYALADRTGDGGVATAPYGDAVGLVEPLERGDCVRAVWPGGRRFAGPPRLGVEPACAGAAGREVDGQVVGFVGASSAEEARELGPARCEEATREFRGRMAAVRPLAVVPVPDGFEEAGRRTACLVLGAHGPSYGPLGDRRPFGAALADTLPMQRRDCLDARPGRRALLVPCGGRYDEQVLGFTRLGEDVTLAEARGVSDAACAREVPPRDYGFDPSVHEAGSWTGERSWETGAHVVVCTVKRRNGGTMEGTEP; from the coding sequence ATGGCGCTGCGCGCATCGTCGTCGGGAGCGGGTCGGGTCGTCGCCGGCCGCTACGTGCTGCTGCACCGGCTGGGCCGGGGTGGCATGGGGCATGTCTGGCTGGCCCATGACCAGAGACTCGCCTGTGAGGTCGCTCTCAAGGAGATCGTGTTCCGCGATCCGGCCGAGCCCGGCCAGGAGCGGGAGACCAGGGTCGCCCGTGCCCGCGCGGAGGCCCGGCACGCGGCCGGTCTGCGTGATCACCCGCATGTGGTGACCGTGCACGACGTCACGGAGCACGAAGGCCTGCCGTGGATCGTCATGGAGTACGTGGCGGGCGCCGTCGATCTGCGGGAACTGGTCGCCCGGCGCGGCCCGCTCGCCCCCGCCGAGTGCGCCCGGATCGGACTGGCCGTGCTGGACGCGCTGGCCACCGGTCACGAGCGGGGCGTACTGCACCGGGACGTGAAACCGGCGAACATCCTGCTCGCCCCGGACCGCACCGGAGCCCCGTACGGGCGGGTCCTGCTCACCGACTACGGCATCTCCGTGCAGCCGGACACAGGTGAGACGCGGTACACCATGGCGTCGGGAGTGGTCGGCACCGCGGGCTGGCTGGCGCCGGAGCGGGCCACCGGGAATCCGGCGACGCCGGCCGCCGACCTGTTCTCCCTTGGCTGCACGCTGTACCACGGCGTCGAGGGGCACGGCCCCTTCGAGCGGGAGTCGCCGCTAGCGTCGATCGCGGCGGTGGTCACGGAGGAGCCGCGCCGGCCGGTGCGGGCGGGCGCCCTGGAACAGGTGCTGCGAGGCCTGCTCGAGAAGGATCCCGAGCGGAGGACGTCCGCACGGGTGCTGGAGGCAAAACTGTCACGGCTCGTCACTCCCCAGTCCGAGTCGCACGTGCGGCCGCCCACCGACCTGGGTTCCCAGCCGCCCTGGGCCGCGTCGGCCCTGCCCGCGGTCGGGGCCGGAACTGCCACGAGCACGACAGGGCGCACGGGAGCCGCAGGACGGGAGGAAGCCGCCGGACCTGCGGATTCCGCGGCGGGTACCGCACGTGCGGGACGTGCGGGTCCCTCGGCGGCCGGGACCGCCCCCGCGCACCAGCGTCCGCGCCACCCCGGCCTGCGGGCCGCCGTCGCCGGCGGGCTCGGGGTGGTGCTGGCCCTGGGTGGCACCTGGTACGCGCTGGCCGACCGGACGGGCGACGGCGGGGTGGCGACGGCGCCGTACGGAGATGCCGTGGGGCTCGTCGAGCCGCTCGAGCGGGGCGACTGCGTGCGCGCCGTCTGGCCCGGCGGGCGCCGGTTCGCGGGCCCGCCCCGGCTCGGCGTCGAACCGGCCTGTGCGGGCGCGGCGGGGCGGGAGGTCGACGGGCAGGTCGTGGGATTCGTCGGGGCTTCCTCCGCCGAGGAGGCGCGGGAGCTGGGTCCGGCCCGGTGCGAGGAGGCCACACGGGAGTTCCGCGGGCGCATGGCCGCGGTGCGCCCGCTCGCCGTCGTACCGGTCCCGGACGGGTTCGAGGAGGCCGGGCGGCGCACCGCCTGTCTGGTCCTGGGGGCGCATGGGCCGTCGTACGGGCCGCTCGGCGACCGGCGCCCGTTCGGCGCCGCGCTCGCGGACACCCTGCCGATGCAGCGCCGGGACTGCCTGGACGCGCGTCCGGGGCGTCGGGCCCTGCTGGTACCGTGCGGCGGCCGGTACGACGAGCAGGTCCTCGGATTCACCCGGCTGGGCGAGGACGTCACGCTCGCCGAGGCGCGCGGGGTGTCGGACGCGGCGTGCGCCCGTGAGGTACCTCCGCGTGACTACGGCTTCGACCCGTCCGTCCACGAGGCCGGGTCGTGGACCGGTGAGCGGTCCTGGGAAACGGGCGCACATGTCGTCGTGTGCACCGTAAAAAGGCGGAACGGGGGCACCATGGAGGGAACCGAACCATGA